From a single Methanofollis sp. W23 genomic region:
- the cfbE gene encoding coenzyme F430 synthase, translating to MKILVLDTIHGGTEIAGALEKAGHTVDAVDVYRGEGGIPAAEAARRSYDLVVAPVHLDPDHPLLGRAPECVTHHEAVRRLLAPCRPRMMVEVTGARGKTTTATALAHVLGGRGVLHTSMETSLFPARQRLWRRSITPASVLPAAKEAVACEGWLVAEESLGVSGAGDLAILTSGDDYPCAAGKKRALTEKVRSLAAAPLVLVPKGVRVPGGVVADEVAAVEGTRCTYQYGKVQGSFENPLLALRGYRTPLHLAAAAACLLGYDPAGLATFAPLPGRMAVSREAGGLTVDCANSGACREVALDAAAYARALGGGAPLVLVIGTEGQTICEGFPAAEVQAAVAAISPDRLVVVGDYDAADLPPDAVTATDLEDGIRRAEQMSNGGTIVLAVKTWR from the coding sequence ATGAAAATTCTTGTCCTCGACACGATCCACGGCGGCACCGAGATTGCGGGGGCGCTTGAGAAGGCCGGACACACCGTCGATGCGGTGGATGTCTACCGCGGCGAGGGCGGGATCCCCGCTGCCGAGGCGGCGCGACGGTCCTATGACCTGGTCGTCGCCCCGGTCCATCTCGATCCCGATCATCCCCTGCTCGGGCGGGCGCCGGAGTGCGTCACGCATCATGAGGCGGTCCGCCGCCTCCTTGCCCCATGCCGCCCAAGGATGATGGTCGAGGTCACAGGGGCGAGGGGGAAGACTACCACGGCGACGGCCCTGGCACATGTGCTCGGCGGCCGTGGGGTGCTTCACACCTCGATGGAAACTTCTCTTTTTCCTGCGCGTCAACGTCTCTGGAGACGCTCGATCACCCCTGCTTCGGTCCTGCCCGCGGCAAAAGAGGCGGTCGCGTGCGAGGGCTGGCTCGTCGCTGAAGAATCTCTTGGAGTCTCTGGCGCAGGCGACCTTGCTATCCTCACCTCGGGCGACGACTATCCCTGTGCCGCCGGGAAGAAGCGGGCTCTTACCGAGAAGGTCCGCTCCCTTGCGGCAGCGCCACTGGTGCTCGTCCCCAAAGGGGTGCGTGTGCCCGGCGGCGTCGTCGCCGACGAGGTCGCCGCCGTCGAAGGGACGCGCTGCACCTACCAGTACGGAAAAGTGCAGGGTTCATTCGAGAACCCCCTCCTTGCCCTGCGGGGCTACCGGACACCGCTGCACCTGGCCGCCGCCGCGGCCTGCCTGCTCGGGTACGACCCGGCCGGGCTTGCGACCTTCGCCCCCCTGCCAGGCAGGATGGCGGTCTCGCGTGAGGCTGGCGGCCTCACCGTCGACTGCGCCAACAGCGGTGCCTGCCGCGAGGTCGCCCTTGATGCCGCGGCGTACGCCAGGGCCCTGGGGGGCGGCGCCCCTCTTGTCCTGGTGATCGGGACCGAAGGCCAGACCATCTGCGAGGGCTTCCCGGCTGCGGAGGTGCAGGCGGCGGTGGCGGCGATCAGCCCAGACCGCCTGGTCGTCGTCGGCGACTACGATGCAGCCGACCTCCCTCCCGACGCCGTGACGGCCACCGACCTGGAGGACGGGATCCGCAGAGCAGAGCAGATGAGCAACGGTGGGACTATTGTCCTTGCCGTCAAGACATGGAGATAG
- the cfbA gene encoding sirohydrochlorin nickelochelatase, which yields MSRKGLLLVGHGSKLSYNKELIEKTAAHIAEKHPEYLVRPGFMSMNTPTVEDALNLFKDDDIEMLVVVPLFLAKGVHILKDIPALLGLPEGGTRGTFAHNGGEIPLVYAGPIGPDPLLADLMVKNAEEAINADA from the coding sequence ATGTCACGAAAGGGATTACTACTCGTCGGACACGGCAGCAAACTCTCCTACAACAAGGAACTCATCGAGAAGACCGCCGCCCATATCGCCGAAAAACACCCCGAATACCTTGTCAGGCCAGGATTCATGTCCATGAACACCCCGACGGTGGAGGACGCCCTGAACCTCTTCAAGGACGATGATATCGAGATGCTCGTCGTCGTCCCGCTCTTCCTTGCAAAGGGCGTTCACATCCTCAAGGACATCCCGGCCCTTCTCGGCCTGCCTGAGGGCGGGACCAGAGGCACCTTTGCCCACAACGGCGGCGAGATCCCGCTGGTCTATGCCGGCCCCATCGGGCCCGACCCCCTCCTGGCCGACCTGATGGTCAAGAACGCCGAGGAAGCAATCAACGCAGACGCCTGA
- a CDS encoding methanogenesis marker 9 domain-containing protein yields the protein MIEWYERCGLILNGQVVKTPVVIASMAGITDAGYVLARKEHIGAAFIGGYSIDAETMEASRAMAAAGRDEFVYDDPVAELKTQTEALEGCGVLVGLNLRGSTPASYAAVAREIGDGVVYEVDAHCRQPQMTALGCGEALLHEPHRIVEIVEALKAQGVTVSVKIRAGVADDDAALARLLWKAGADILHVDLMDFGYARIRQIRNACPLPLIANNSITSFDRAMDMFAHGADMVSLARRSDERTLAGIDAAIRRRADEVGWYNAPKQLCRGGDIRALAFCCLPVKHCPLIPFLEKVGLTREEYMDLKARAVTGTPLAEGKMTCFGSMAWCCKSSSPCMLRGIAAKTAGITDQEYMHLKRDLADRIMECVFDEVPEEDAD from the coding sequence ATGATCGAGTGGTACGAGCGCTGCGGATTGATTCTCAACGGCCAGGTGGTGAAGACCCCGGTCGTCATTGCTTCGATGGCAGGGATCACCGACGCCGGGTATGTGCTGGCCAGAAAAGAGCATATCGGTGCCGCGTTCATTGGGGGATACTCCATCGACGCGGAGACGATGGAGGCGAGCCGTGCAATGGCGGCGGCCGGGCGGGACGAGTTTGTGTACGATGACCCCGTCGCCGAACTGAAGACGCAGACTGAGGCCCTTGAAGGGTGCGGAGTTCTCGTCGGGCTGAACCTGCGGGGGAGCACGCCTGCGTCGTACGCGGCGGTCGCCAGGGAGATCGGGGACGGCGTGGTCTATGAGGTCGACGCCCACTGCCGCCAGCCCCAGATGACGGCGCTCGGGTGCGGCGAGGCCCTGCTGCACGAGCCGCACCGGATCGTCGAGATCGTCGAGGCGCTCAAGGCCCAGGGTGTGACCGTCTCGGTGAAGATCCGTGCCGGGGTCGCGGACGACGACGCCGCACTTGCCCGTCTCCTCTGGAAGGCCGGGGCCGACATCCTCCACGTGGACCTGATGGACTTTGGCTATGCACGGATCCGCCAGATCAGGAATGCCTGCCCGTTGCCGCTCATCGCCAACAACTCGATCACCTCGTTCGACCGGGCAATGGACATGTTCGCCCATGGGGCCGACATGGTCTCCCTTGCACGACGCTCGGACGAGCGGACCCTGGCCGGGATCGATGCCGCCATCAGGCGGAGGGCCGACGAGGTCGGGTGGTACAACGCCCCCAAACAACTCTGCCGGGGCGGCGACATCAGGGCGCTCGCCTTCTGTTGTCTGCCGGTGAAGCACTGCCCGCTCATCCCGTTCCTGGAGAAGGTCGGACTCACCAGGGAGGAGTATATGGACCTAAAGGCCAGGGCGGTCACGGGCACGCCCCTTGCTGAGGGGAAGATGACCTGCTTTGGGAGTATGGCCTGGTGCTGCAAGTCGAGTTCACCGTGCATGCTGCGCGGGATCGCGGCGAAGACGGCCGGGATCACCGACCAGGAGTATATGCACCTGAAGCGCGATCTCGCCGACAGGATTATGGAGTGCGTCTTTGATGAAGTGCCGGAGGAAGACGCGGACTGA
- a CDS encoding triphosphoribosyl-dephospho-CoA synthase, whose protein sequence is MKCRRKTRTELAQLAMALEVSASPKPGNVDRGHDYPDTRLEHFLASTIFAGRALALAEKGEPGIGEVILEAVKDTNCHAGGNTHFGAFILLVPLVRGGGVEGAIREVGATTVEDAVAFYQAFGATQVRVLERDALDVNDPAAIQALRDEGMTLYDVMAYSAPRDMVAREWTNGFALSQETRDLLFAHGSGKEAIVQTFLDLLATHPDTFVAKKFGVERAARTMARAGEVKAGKVSLEDFDEECLAAGVNPGSLADIMIAGIYLALNEGWEWDS, encoded by the coding sequence ATGAAGTGCCGGAGGAAGACGCGGACTGAACTGGCGCAGCTCGCGATGGCCCTGGAGGTCTCGGCCTCCCCAAAGCCAGGGAACGTGGACCGCGGGCACGATTATCCGGACACCCGCCTGGAACATTTCCTGGCCTCCACGATCTTTGCAGGCCGTGCCCTCGCCCTGGCCGAGAAGGGGGAGCCCGGGATCGGCGAGGTGATCCTGGAAGCGGTAAAGGATACCAACTGCCATGCCGGCGGGAACACACACTTTGGGGCGTTCATCCTGCTCGTCCCGCTGGTCCGGGGCGGCGGGGTCGAGGGGGCCATTCGGGAGGTCGGGGCCACCACAGTCGAGGACGCGGTGGCCTTCTACCAGGCCTTCGGGGCGACGCAGGTGCGGGTGCTGGAGCGCGACGCCCTGGACGTGAACGATCCCGCGGCCATTCAAGCCCTGCGTGATGAAGGGATGACGCTCTATGACGTGATGGCCTACTCGGCACCGCGGGACATGGTGGCGCGGGAGTGGACGAACGGGTTTGCCCTCTCGCAGGAGACGAGGGACCTCCTCTTTGCCCATGGGTCAGGGAAGGAGGCGATCGTGCAGACGTTCCTCGATCTCCTTGCAACCCACCCCGACACTTTTGTCGCGAAGAAGTTTGGTGTGGAGAGAGCCGCCCGGACGATGGCGCGGGCCGGCGAGGTGAAGGCAGGAAAGGTCTCGCTCGAGGACTTCGACGAGGAGTGCCTGGCCGCCGGGGTGAACCCTGGTTCGCTGGCCGACATCATGATCGCGGGGATCTATCTCGCGCTCAATGAGGGGTGGGAATGGGATTCCTGA
- a CDS encoding DUF447 domain-containing protein yields the protein MGFLREGINEVIATTRGNAAPMGIISRNGTLSMVLFKGSHTEANIRRDGWVVANLTADPVVWVRTAFEDLPQKDLVAEVVAGREVERLRTCEAWAAFAVEVKHETAEKILVALTPLAAPVALEKGVCPVNRGFAGIIEATVHATRFVRTRDPGLRALIDHHLALVQRCGGPREWEAARVLEGFISEEKE from the coding sequence ATGGGATTCCTGAGAGAGGGGATCAACGAGGTGATCGCCACGACCCGCGGCAATGCCGCACCGATGGGGATCATCTCCCGCAACGGCACCCTCTCGATGGTCCTCTTCAAGGGTTCCCACACCGAGGCGAATATCAGGCGGGACGGATGGGTGGTCGCCAACCTCACCGCCGACCCGGTGGTCTGGGTGCGGACGGCCTTCGAGGACCTGCCGCAGAAAGACCTGGTCGCCGAGGTGGTGGCGGGCAGGGAGGTCGAGCGTCTCCGCACCTGCGAGGCATGGGCGGCATTTGCCGTGGAGGTGAAGCACGAGACCGCCGAGAAGATCCTGGTCGCCCTCACCCCGCTCGCCGCCCCGGTCGCCCTGGAGAAGGGAGTCTGCCCGGTGAACCGCGGGTTTGCCGGGATCATCGAGGCGACGGTGCATGCCACCAGGTTTGTCCGCACCCGCGATCCAGGTCTTCGGGCCCTCATCGACCACCACCTCGCTCTGGTGCAGCGCTGCGGTGGACCGCGGGAGTGGGAGGCCGCACGGGTGCTGGAAGGGTTCATCTCTGAGGAAAAGGAGTGA
- a CDS encoding glycosyltransferase family 39 protein, with product MTERTHALKLDLVILLLSFLLALTISYPAIYITDEWISADQVNHLVEGDDLLYGYHPYGSAAYAASHHDCLCYTLALPTLSLPAYYFFDLFDDSFRLFVILLWSALLLAVVLMIEWWYPRYARWHGIPWTYAAIISWGILFVLNMALYHPFWFVRGVHPADVSVYPEVAAIVFTNTIAFALFALLVYHIFLEVFGSVRWGIFGLVATLASSSYLFWSGNAKDHMLVMLFFTIAIYCFVLSLTRDRPLYLFSAFIAVGWTAWARPELGPSLLVGFALFALLLSVRKGWRESGKTALAISGVPLGALPLFVNNLGLTGHPLLLPWVAGYGAAAPSGLPSAAGTLRATVARHYAPPAGDLLSGFYGTFFDPSYSGSAGIFQVSSFGFFALLLLVPVGYQLYTSGRSSFSSRDGRLIAFFALTVLIVLAAYLKSIPWMGGSQGIVPDMRYLSPIYLPLVVLGTYALRYVGFGEVEIARSLKTLFWLIVIDLPLIYLVLQLLSGGEISGQVAFLMPLTYLFLALAALLYFLTAAGKTRPIALASLLPVLMLFTLAWGAVVDFRFATLCWEGYHFWIPLVQYLWYIQYAVFPF from the coding sequence GTGACAGAGAGGACGCATGCCCTGAAATTGGACCTCGTGATCCTCCTTCTCTCCTTTCTCCTCGCCCTCACCATCTCGTACCCGGCCATCTACATCACCGACGAATGGATCTCCGCAGACCAGGTGAACCACCTGGTCGAGGGCGACGACCTCCTGTACGGGTATCACCCGTACGGTTCTGCCGCCTATGCTGCCTCGCACCACGACTGTCTCTGCTACACCCTGGCACTCCCTACCCTCTCCCTCCCTGCATACTACTTCTTCGATCTCTTCGACGACTCCTTCCGCCTCTTTGTCATCCTCCTCTGGTCGGCACTCCTCCTTGCCGTCGTCCTCATGATCGAGTGGTGGTACCCCAGATACGCACGCTGGCATGGGATCCCCTGGACCTATGCCGCCATCATCTCCTGGGGCATCCTCTTTGTCCTCAACATGGCCCTGTACCACCCCTTCTGGTTTGTGCGCGGGGTGCACCCCGCTGACGTCAGCGTCTATCCTGAGGTCGCGGCCATCGTCTTCACCAACACTATCGCCTTCGCCCTCTTTGCCCTCCTCGTCTATCATATCTTCCTGGAGGTCTTCGGGTCGGTCCGCTGGGGGATCTTTGGCCTCGTGGCAACACTTGCCTCGTCGTCCTATCTCTTCTGGTCCGGGAATGCCAAGGACCACATGCTGGTGATGCTCTTCTTTACGATCGCGATCTACTGCTTCGTCCTCTCCCTCACCAGAGACCGCCCGCTCTATCTCTTCTCCGCGTTCATCGCCGTCGGGTGGACCGCATGGGCCAGGCCAGAACTCGGGCCCTCGCTCCTCGTGGGGTTTGCGCTCTTTGCGCTCCTCCTCTCGGTCAGGAAGGGGTGGCGCGAGTCAGGAAAGACCGCCCTCGCCATATCGGGCGTCCCGCTCGGGGCCCTCCCGCTCTTTGTGAACAACCTCGGCCTCACCGGACACCCCCTCCTCCTCCCCTGGGTGGCCGGGTACGGCGCCGCCGCCCCTTCAGGCCTCCCGTCTGCGGCCGGCACCCTCAGGGCGACGGTGGCCAGACACTATGCCCCGCCGGCCGGCGATCTCCTCTCAGGATTTTACGGCACCTTCTTCGATCCCTCGTACTCAGGCTCGGCCGGGATCTTCCAGGTCTCCTCTTTCGGCTTTTTCGCCCTGCTCCTCCTCGTCCCGGTCGGCTACCAACTCTACACCTCCGGACGCTCTTCCTTCTCCTCTCGTGACGGCCGACTCATCGCCTTCTTCGCCCTTACCGTTCTCATCGTCCTGGCCGCCTATCTCAAGTCCATCCCCTGGATGGGAGGGAGTCAGGGGATCGTCCCTGACATGCGCTATCTCAGCCCTATCTATCTCCCGCTGGTCGTGCTCGGGACCTATGCCCTCAGGTATGTCGGGTTTGGCGAGGTCGAGATCGCGCGCTCCTTGAAAACCCTCTTCTGGCTGATCGTCATCGACCTCCCCCTCATCTACCTCGTCCTCCAACTTCTCTCAGGGGGAGAGATAAGCGGCCAGGTGGCATTTCTCATGCCCCTCACCTATCTCTTCCTCGCCCTTGCCGCTCTCCTCTACTTCCTCACGGCCGCAGGGAAGACCCGGCCCATAGCCCTTGCCTCCCTCCTCCCGGTCCTGATGCTCTTCACCCTTGCATGGGGAGCGGTGGTGGACTTCCGCTTTGCCACCCTCTGCTGGGAGGGGTATCATTTCTGGATCCCCCTGGTGCAATATCTCTGGTACATCCAGTATGCGGTCTTCCCGTTTTAG
- a CDS encoding type IV pilin N-terminal domain-containing protein has protein sequence MVQSVHDDAVSSTIATILMVAVVVTLAAIVASFGFGSTGDLQENGIVGATATQYEDGTISVTYVGGMGDREIDHLNWTIDGVEQTNWLDHEVGASATNATPIADPWGTHQVMVMATYLDGSSQVILNTQI, from the coding sequence ATGGTTCAGTCTGTACATGACGACGCGGTCTCCTCGACCATCGCCACAATCCTCATGGTCGCTGTCGTGGTGACCCTTGCCGCCATCGTTGCCTCCTTTGGTTTCGGCTCTACTGGAGATCTCCAGGAGAACGGGATCGTCGGGGCGACGGCAACGCAGTACGAAGACGGCACAATCAGCGTGACCTATGTCGGAGGCATGGGGGACCGGGAGATCGATCACCTGAACTGGACGATCGATGGGGTCGAACAGACAAACTGGCTCGATCACGAGGTCGGCGCGTCTGCAACCAATGCCACGCCGATCGCCGACCCGTGGGGAACGCACCAGGTGATGGTCATGGCGACGTACCTTGATGGATCGTCGCAGGTCATCCTGAACACCCAGATCTGA
- a CDS encoding type IV pilin N-terminal domain-containing protein → MKLFEKFEKNDEAVSPVIGVILMVAITVILAAVIAAFVFGMAGNMSGTKSVAATASHSVDNNGNQIITVTYQGGSDAGLVQNVTVNVNDGNKVPFPGNITVGDSMKINKSVEKGNRNHVVATAKFTDGSDQVILDTYI, encoded by the coding sequence ATGAAACTGTTTGAGAAGTTTGAGAAGAATGACGAGGCTGTGTCGCCGGTTATCGGCGTCATCCTCATGGTCGCCATCACGGTGATCCTCGCGGCCGTCATCGCCGCGTTTGTCTTTGGCATGGCAGGCAACATGTCTGGCACCAAGAGCGTCGCTGCTACTGCATCACACAGCGTTGATAATAATGGCAACCAGATAATCACTGTCACATATCAGGGTGGCAGTGATGCTGGTCTTGTCCAGAACGTCACTGTAAATGTCAATGACGGTAATAAAGTCCCGTTCCCTGGAAATATTACAGTGGGTGACTCAATGAAAATTAATAAGAGCGTCGAGAAGGGCAACCGGAACCATGTCGTTGCAACTGCAAAGTTCACTGACGGTTCCGACCAGGTCATCCTGGACACCTACATCTGA
- the thiD gene encoding bifunctional hydroxymethylpyrimidine kinase/phosphomethylpyrimidine kinase, whose product MTIAGSDSSGGAGVQVDLATFAAHGVWGTAAVTAVTAQHPGGVQGSWPLPPEAVAAQVEAVTGAFRVGAFKTGMLVDASVIWRVADVLPEGVPLVVDPVMVSTSGTRLLSEDALEALVAALIPRASVVTPNLPEAAVLAGIKVDGPESMREAGRALLAMGAGAVVVKGGHLPGEPADLLMDQDGEVLLTGTRHPYSAHGTGCCFSAALAAGLARGDPVKAAFVEAKRFIDGAIAHAVPDLEGRRSVNPLWRCGGEVSGQENISG is encoded by the coding sequence ATGACGATCGCGGGATCAGACTCAAGTGGGGGTGCAGGGGTTCAGGTCGACCTTGCGACCTTCGCGGCCCATGGGGTCTGGGGGACGGCGGCGGTGACGGCGGTGACCGCCCAGCACCCGGGCGGGGTGCAGGGCTCATGGCCCCTCCCGCCCGAGGCCGTGGCCGCCCAGGTCGAGGCGGTCACGGGTGCCTTCAGGGTGGGGGCCTTCAAGACCGGGATGCTCGTGGACGCATCGGTGATATGGAGGGTGGCCGACGTCCTGCCAGAAGGTGTCCCGCTCGTCGTCGACCCGGTGATGGTCTCGACCTCGGGCACCCGTCTCCTCTCAGAGGACGCACTTGAGGCGCTTGTCGCCGCCTTGATCCCAAGAGCCTCGGTGGTGACCCCGAACCTCCCTGAGGCGGCGGTGCTCGCCGGGATAAAGGTCGACGGCCCTGAGTCGATGCGGGAGGCGGGCAGGGCCCTCCTTGCGATGGGGGCCGGTGCGGTGGTGGTGAAGGGGGGGCATCTCCCTGGCGAACCGGCAGACCTCCTGATGGACCAGGACGGCGAGGTGCTCCTCACCGGCACACGCCATCCCTACTCAGCCCACGGCACCGGGTGCTGCTTCTCGGCGGCACTTGCTGCGGGTCTTGCCCGCGGGGATCCGGTGAAGGCGGCCTTTGTGGAGGCCAAGAGATTCATCGACGGTGCCATTGCTCATGCCGTCCCCGACCTGGAGGGCCGCCGCTCGGTGAACCCCCTCTGGCGGTGCGGGGGGGAGGTGAGCGGCCAGGAAAATATTTCTGGTTGA
- a CDS encoding type II toxin-antitoxin system HicA family toxin, translated as MTRLSVISSDRVIRVLKKIGFDFAPKRSRGSQIALSRLDESGRPLLVVVPRRGDLPVGTLLSVLQQAALPKERFLLLVREAVPVSS; from the coding sequence ATGACCCGTCTTTCGGTGATCTCTTCAGACCGGGTTATCAGGGTCCTGAAGAAGATCGGGTTTGACTTCGCACCGAAGCGGAGCAGAGGAAGCCAGATCGCCCTCTCACGTCTCGACGAGTCCGGCCGCCCGCTCCTGGTGGTCGTGCCGCGCCGCGGCGACCTCCCGGTGGGGACGCTTCTTTCGGTGCTCCAGCAGGCCGCTCTCCCGAAGGAACGCTTTCTCCTGCTTGTCCGCGAGGCGGTCCCGGTGTCGTCCTGA
- a CDS encoding type II toxin-antitoxin system HicB family antitoxin: MKRYILTAALWEEGGVYVSKCPEIGVASCGDTPDRALAHLREATELYLENAKVLGLTEDMLPALRSPRKFSTTFEVSE; this comes from the coding sequence ATGAAGAGATATATCCTGACGGCGGCACTCTGGGAGGAGGGGGGCGTCTATGTCTCGAAGTGTCCTGAAATAGGAGTCGCAAGTTGCGGCGATACGCCTGACCGCGCCCTTGCCCATCTCAGGGAGGCGACAGAACTCTATCTGGAGAACGCGAAGGTGCTCGGCCTGACCGAAGACATGCTCCCTGCACTCCGCTCGCCGCGCAAGTTCTCGACGACCTTTGAGGTGTCTGAATGA
- a CDS encoding AIR synthase-related protein yields MDIEGFARREHAAGRSREDVVEALTDRILEIKRGVSRAYARHFATAVVEEVENTSGLTGDLFEYEHAGVTMGEFGVGSRGRGDFFAHRQFPRIIGKAAVAVGVDEMDDAGAVRAGGEYIITTVDGMHSRLSDFPFLAGFHVTRATLRDAYVMGAHPIALLSDIHVADDGDVAKIFDYTAGIAAVAEAMKVPLVTGSTLRIGGDMVLGDRMTGCVGAVGVADHLTARTETKPGDVLLMTAGAGGGTIATTALYFGHPEVVEETINLHFLKACEALLRSPVLEHIHTMTDVTNGGLRGDVYEMAETADCKIVVDDENLRKLVQPRVLKMLDALQIDYLGVSLDALLIVVPPEHAEEVMAVVRSVGVPIAEIGYVEEGPADSVLLSEGKERDFQPRFRESAYTPVKKVVDREPRDFEEMKEQVRRAADAAIEKKERILRQLQKTE; encoded by the coding sequence ATGGACATTGAGGGATTCGCTCGCCGTGAACATGCGGCAGGCAGGAGCAGGGAGGACGTGGTTGAAGCCCTCACCGACAGGATCCTTGAGATCAAGAGAGGCGTTTCCAGAGCATATGCCAGGCATTTCGCCACGGCCGTCGTCGAGGAGGTCGAGAACACCTCAGGGCTGACCGGCGACCTCTTCGAATACGAGCACGCCGGTGTGACGATGGGCGAGTTCGGCGTCGGGTCGAGGGGCCGGGGCGACTTTTTCGCCCACCGTCAGTTCCCGAGGATCATCGGGAAAGCGGCGGTCGCGGTCGGCGTCGACGAGATGGACGACGCCGGGGCTGTCAGGGCCGGCGGGGAATATATCATCACCACCGTCGACGGGATGCACTCGCGTCTCTCCGACTTCCCGTTTCTTGCCGGGTTCCACGTGACCAGGGCGACACTCCGCGACGCCTACGTAATGGGCGCGCACCCCATCGCCCTCCTCTCCGACATCCATGTCGCCGACGACGGCGACGTCGCCAAGATCTTTGACTACACGGCAGGGATCGCCGCGGTCGCCGAGGCGATGAAGGTCCCGCTGGTCACCGGGTCGACCCTCCGCATCGGCGGGGACATGGTCCTCGGCGACCGGATGACCGGGTGCGTCGGGGCCGTCGGAGTCGCCGACCACCTCACCGCCCGCACCGAGACAAAACCTGGCGACGTCCTGCTCATGACCGCCGGGGCGGGCGGCGGGACCATCGCCACCACCGCTCTCTACTTCGGCCACCCCGAGGTCGTCGAGGAGACGATCAACCTCCACTTCCTCAAGGCCTGCGAGGCCCTTCTCAGGAGCCCGGTCCTCGAACATATCCACACCATGACCGACGTCACCAATGGCGGACTGCGCGGCGACGTCTACGAGATGGCCGAGACCGCCGACTGTAAGATCGTCGTCGACGACGAAAACCTCAGGAAACTCGTGCAGCCGCGGGTGCTGAAGATGCTCGACGCCCTCCAGATCGACTATCTCGGCGTCTCCCTCGACGCTCTCCTCATCGTCGTCCCGCCAGAGCATGCCGAGGAGGTCATGGCCGTCGTCAGGTCCGTAGGTGTCCCGATCGCGGAGATCGGGTATGTCGAGGAAGGCCCGGCCGACTCGGTCCTCCTCTCTGAGGGCAAGGAGCGGGACTTCCAGCCGCGCTTCAGGGAGTCCGCCTACACCCCGGTGAAGAAGGTCGTGGACAGAGAGCCGCGCGACTTCGAGGAGATGAAGGAGCAGGTCCGCAGGGCCGCCGACGCCGCCATCGAAAAGAAAGAGCGGATCCTCAGACAACTCCAGAAGACCGAGTAA
- a CDS encoding class I SAM-dependent methyltransferase produces MKENLEKVQEHYDHVAEVYDSRYGGDVGERYHGHIREEVMCCLPKGGDLLDIGCGTGLFMNYYLSYGGRAVGLDLSPAMVREGRSRNKLDHLITGTADYLPFRDDSFDAVSSILAFSYVQDPAKVLDEVYRVLRPGGRVAICTLGHNLFTAALPAVYKIGEKVHWGRVGVGDFDEHYYTDEEIRELFVSAGFVKIETHRCSFAHVNLSKPLFNAAQRFEPFVEHRVPYLAFNLCASGKKEE; encoded by the coding sequence CAGGAGCACTATGACCATGTCGCGGAGGTCTATGACTCCCGGTATGGGGGCGATGTGGGGGAACGGTATCACGGGCATATCAGGGAAGAGGTGATGTGTTGTCTCCCAAAGGGCGGCGATCTCCTCGACATCGGGTGTGGGACCGGGTTGTTCATGAACTATTATCTCTCGTACGGCGGACGGGCGGTCGGACTCGACCTCTCCCCGGCGATGGTGCGGGAGGGACGGTCCAGGAACAAACTTGACCATCTCATCACCGGGACGGCCGATTATCTCCCCTTCAGGGACGACTCATTTGATGCGGTCTCAAGTATCCTGGCATTCAGTTATGTCCAGGACCCGGCAAAGGTGCTCGACGAGGTCTACCGGGTGCTGCGGCCAGGGGGCCGGGTCGCCATCTGCACCCTGGGACACAACCTCTTCACCGCCGCACTGCCCGCGGTCTACAAGATCGGGGAGAAGGTGCACTGGGGCCGGGTCGGGGTCGGCGACTTCGACGAGCACTATTATACTGACGAGGAGATCAGGGAACTCTTCGTGTCGGCGGGGTTTGTGAAGATCGAGACCCACCGCTGCTCTTTCGCTCATGTGAACCTCTCGAAGCCGCTCTTCAATGCGGCACAGCGGTTTGAACCGTTTGTGGAGCACCGGGTGCCGTACCTCGCTTTCAACCTCTGTGCCAGCGGGAAGAAAGAAGAATAA